The Flavobacterium sp. CBA20B-1 genome includes the window AAACATCTGCATTGTTTACCTGACAATGGTCACCAACACCCGGTGTAATTGCACCACCATTTTCGCGTATAGCAAGTTCATGAAGGCTATACGCACTGGTTCCTAATATAAAAGGATTAGCAGCTATATAATTACCATATTCTGTACCACCTGCATATAAATTAGGGAAAGCACCACTATTTATATTAAAAGCACCAGTAGGTGTATTGTAAGTACCATCATCGGCACCATCGTAGTATGCTAAACCTATGTAAGGGGTTACACGAACATAGCTTCCATAAGTAGCTAAAGAAGTACAGCCGTAATAATGCCTTACAGTTCGTATGTTGTTCACATCCCAAGCTGAATTATAAGGTCCAGCGATCGTATTAACAACATAATCTGAACCTGACTTATTATAATTTTTAAAATCATCATCAAATACAACCTCACTTGGTTGGTTCGAATCATTTACTTGTGAGAAATCATCTGAACAAGCAACAAGGGTTATTACCCCCCCAATAAAATTAAAAAATTCTTCATAATATATCATTATAATTATTAATAATATAAAACTAACAAATTATTCTGTATAAATTAATAAAAAATACTATTTTTTTCTAATAAAAAAAACTTACAATGATATTTTTTTTGATAGTACACTTACAAATGGGCAGAAGTGTTAGATGCCGATGCCTTTGATTATTTTGAACAAAACGGAATCTTTAACAAAGAAATTGCTACCAAATTTAAAGATTTTATTTTATCGCAAGGCGGAACCGATCACCCAATGACGCTATATAAAAAATTCCGCGGTCAAGAACCATCGCCAAATGCATTGCTTAAACGTGCCGGCTTGATATGATTAAAAACAGCAACCTAAATGGGTTGCTGTTGTTTTTTCACAGAAACCGCATCATTTTTTTTAGTAACTGAAAAGCATCTTCTGTGTAAGGTGGATATTTTATTTTACTGTCAAACCATGTTTTTCGGTAAACCACCGCTTTGGTTTGTGAAAAAGCTTCAAAACTATATTTTCCGTGGTAATTCCCAAAACCGCTGGCGCCAATTCCTCCAAAAGGCAGTTTATTGTTGATAATGTGCGACAAACAATCGTTTACACACGCACCACCGTATTGACAATGGTTCAAAAGAGTTTCTATTTCCGCGGTATCATCTCCAAAAACATAAAAAGCCAAAGGTTTTTCGTTTTCTTGATTATAGGCAATAATTTCGTTTATATGATTATAAATCAAAAGAGGCAATACCGGACCAAAAATTTCGGTTTGCATCACTTCATCGATTGTCTTTTCAACTTTTAGAAGTGTAGGCGCGATATAACGGGTAGCATCATTCGTTGCTCCACCCATCAATATACTTCCTTCTGAAAGATATTTTTTAATCCTGTTATGGTGTTTTTCGTTAATAATCCGAGCGAAATAAGGAGATTTCTCTGGATCTTTTCCATAAAAATCTATTAAAACCTTTTGCATTTCGGCAATAAATTCTTTTTCTACGCTGGGATGTATAAAAATAAAATCGGGTGCAATACAAGTTTGTCCGGCATTTACAAATTTAGCATAAGCAATCCGTTTGGCAGCTAACGAAATATTCGTACTTGGCGTGATAACACAAGGCGATTTTCCGCCCAATTCCAAAACAACCGGTGTGAGATTTTTAGCCGCAGCTTGATGCACAATTTTACCAACAGCGGTGCTCCCCGTAAAAAAAATCTTATCAAACTTTTGTTCTAAAAGTGCTGTTGTTTCTTCCACACCACCTTCGATTACTTGCACCAAATCTTTTGTGAAATATTTAGGGATTAACCCCGCCAATAATGCAGAAGTATGTACAGTTAATTCCGAAGGTTTCAAAACGGCACAGTTGCCCGCCGCCAAAGCTGCCAAAAGTGGTTGCAACGCCAAAAGAAGCGGATAATTCCACGGAGCAATAATCAAAATAACTCCATAAGGCTGATACGCAACGGTTTCTTTCGATGGAAAATTCAATATGGTTGATGAAACCCGTTGAGGAGTAACCCACTTTTTTAAATGCTTTTTGAAATAATTCAACTCTTTTTGCAACATCGCAATTTCGGTAGCCAAGGTTTCAAACGCAGGTTTGTTGAAATCGGCTTGTACTGCAGCAATCATTTCATCTTTGTGGTGATCCAGCATCGATTGAAACTGTTGCAAACAATGCTTTCTGTGTGCAAAGCTTCTTGTTTTGCCTGTATAGAAATGTGTGCGTAAGCTTTTTATCGTTTCCAAATGATTTCTTTTTGTTGAAGTTATAAAAAATCCTTCGGAAAAAAGTGGTTTTAAAAGAAAACTATTGCGAAAGATGAATTATTTTTTTAAGTTCGGAAAAAAAAATCCATGTTGCTTCACGTTATACAAAAGTGTTACCAAAACGAACATTTAACTGCTGCCGATTATGAAACAATTTTAAAAAAGCATCATTTGGTTGATTTTGAAAAAGGTTCGTTTTTGTTGGAACAAGCACAAACCTTGAATTGTTACTATATTTTATTAGAAGGTGCTGTGCACAGTTTTGTACACGACAGCAATGGCAACCCCATTACCATAAACCTTTATACCGAAGGAGAGGTGGTTATTGATGTAAATGCTTTGTTTCAAAAAAAGAAAACGCTAGAAAACTGGCAATGTGCCACCAATTGCACCATGCTTTGCATTATGTTTGACGATTTTCAAGAACTTTTTCATGCCATTTATGGTTTCAGAGAATGGGGACGCGCATGGATGGCAAATGCTTTGTTTGAACTCAAAGAACGCAGCATGGAAATGCTTACCCTTTCAGCAAAACAACGCTACGACAAATTGCTTCAACAAAAACCACAACTTTTTCAATTAATCCCTTTAAAACATATTGCGTCGTATTTAGGAATTACCGACACCAGTTTAAGCAGAATTAGAAAAGAATATAAAACATAAAAAAGCGAATCTATGAACAATCCCAACACCATACAAGACTATTTAGAGCAAGTTGCTCCAGAACGGCAAGAGGCCTTTCACCAATTATATGAAACTATTAAAAACAACCTTCCCGAAGGTTTTGAAGAACGGTTTATTTATAACAACATTGGCTTTGTTGTGCCTAAAAGTATTTTTCCGGCTGGTTATCATTGTTCGCCCGAATTGCCATTGCCTTTTATAAGTATTGCTTCTCAAAAAAGCCATATCGCATTGTATCACATGGGTATTTATATGCAACCTGCTGTTTATGATTGGTTTGTAAACGAATTTCCCAACCACAGCAAAAGAAAATTAGACATGGGAAAAAGTTGTATCCGATTCAAAAAAACAGATGCTATTCCTTTTGATTTGATTGCAGAACTAATGCAGAAAATTTCGGTGAACGATTATATTGCGCTTTATCAATCAACATTAAAAAAATAAGTTTATACGGTTTCAAATCTTGTCATAAGGTAAGTTTATTTTGTATATACCGCACTACTTTTGATAATATAAATCTTAAAAACTGAAATATTATGGCAAGAATTCATGCATACTTAAATTTTAATGGCAACTGTGAACAGGCTTTTTCGTTCTATGAAAAAGTGTTTAAAACACCAAACATTGGAATCAATCGATTTGGAGATATGCCTGAAAACCCTGAATTTCCAATAAACGACGAAGACAAGCAAAAAATCATGCACACCGCAATTATGCTAAATGAAAACACCATGATTATGGGGTCGGATTGTTTAGAGAGTTTTGGACATCAATTAAAACACGGTAACAGCACCTATGTAATGCTAGACACCGATACAGCACAAGAAGCAAAAGATTTATATGCTTCGCTGTCTGAAAATGCAATGAACATTGAAATGGAATTGAGCGAGCAGTTTTGGGCAGAATTATATGCATCATTCCAAGATCAATTCGGAATTTGGTGGATGATTCATTTTGAAGGAAATAAAAAAATGGAGTAAACTTAAAACTTTTTATACTATGAAATTTTTAAAATATACCTTGCTTACACTGTTAGGATTAGTAGCTTTAGCATTGATTGCAGCGGCCATTCTTCCTAAAACATTTCATGCAGAAGGTTCGGCAGTTATCAACAAACCCAATGCAGAAGTTTTCAACTATGTGAAACACATTAAAAACCAAGAAAATTTTGGTGTTTGGTTTGAGTTGGATCCAAATATTATAGCTACATCAGAAGGAACAGACGGTACCGAAGGTTTTAAATACAGCTGGAAAAGCGAAGAAGTGGGCAACGGATCGCAAGTAATTACCAAAATCAATGAAAACAGCCGTGTGGACATTGATTTGTTTTTAATGGACAGCACCGAACCTGCAAAATCGTATTTTACCACCGAGGCTGTGAGCGACACCCAAACCAAAGTCCGCTGGGTGGTTGATGGCGAAATGCCTTATCCGTTTAACCTAATGAGCCTTTTTTACGACATGAACAAAGATTTTGAAAAAGGAACAGCCAATTTAAAAACGGTTTTAGAAAAGCAGTAAAACCATTAAACTTTGCCAAAGTTTGGAACTTTGGCAAAGTTGTTTTAAAACTCTACCTTTTAACTGCTTCACAGCAGTTGATTAGCAAAAATTACTGTGTTTCACACCAATTTATTTTACATTCTACAGCAATACAATTTACATTATACAGAAAAACAAAACTATTCCTTAGTTAGCTTTTTTAAATGAATTGAGATTTCATTGTGAAATAACTGTTTGCTTTCAATGTTATAATTAATAACAGAAAATCTTAAAAATTAGCCAGGTACCCATTAATCTTATTATTTTTGTGCATTATTATATTTGTATGAAACTGAAAGTAAATAAATACTTGGTTTTTATAGCACTCGCCTCTTTATCATTAATTTCTTGTGCGGTGCAACAGCAGCAAAAACCTAAAGTTACGGTTGTAAAAAAATCTGAAGTAGAAGCTGAAACTCCTACTCCGCAACCTATTGAACAACCTTCGAAAACAGCAACACCAAAAATAGAACTCCCAGAAGTGAAGCGGGAATTTCGGGCAGCTTGGGTGGCTACGGTTGCCAATATCAACTGGCCCAGCAGAAAAAATCTATCTACCGAAGATCAAAAACGAGAGGCAATACAATTGCTCGATTTATTGGAAGATGCCAATTTCAATGCGGTGATTTTTCAGGTGCGTCCGGCTGCAGATGCATTGTATAAAAGCAATTATGAACCGTGGTCGTGTTATTTAACCGGCGAAACAGGCAAAGCACCTGCACCTTATTATGATCCGTTGGAATTTTGGATTGAAGAAGCTCATAAACGCGGTTTGGAGTTACATGTTTGGCTGAATCCGTATCGGGCACATCATTTAAGCGGTGGTTCAGTGAGCAGTGAATCAATGGTTAAAAAATCGCCCAGCAATATTGTGAAACTCAAAAACGGAATGTATTGGTTTGATCCGGCGAGTATCAAAACACAAGACCATGTTTCGAATGTGGTGAAAGATATTGTATCGCGCTATGATATTGATGCGGTGCATTTTGATGATTATTTTTATCCGTATGCGTCGTACAATGGCGGTGCCGATTTTCCTGATACTGCCTCATGGAACACCTATAAAAATGCCGATGGAAGTCTTTCTAAAGCTGATTGGCGCAGAGATCATGTGAATAAATTCATTGAACGGATCCACAAAGAAATCAAACAAGAAAAACCATACGTTAAGTTTGGAATCAGTCCGTTTGGAATTTGGAAATCGGGTTATCCTATGGGTGTGGTGGGTTCTTCACAGTTTGATGAATTGTATGCCGATGCCAAATTATGGTTAAATAAAGGCTGGATCGACTATTTTTCGCCTCAATTGTATTGGCCTATCAATTCACAACGACAAAAATTTCAGGATTTGTTGGAGTGGTGGCAAGAGGAAAACACTATGAACCGCCATTTATGGCCTGGATTGAACACCGTGGAAGTGAAAGCAGCCAACCGTGCATCGGAAATTGTGAATCAAATCAAAATTACCAACAAAGTGTTGAACAAAAACAGCGTGGGTGCCATTCATTACAGCGTTGCTGGATTAACCAACAACAACGAAATGATTCCTGCCTTGAAAAGCGACCCGTATAAAGAAAAAGCATTGGTACCATTGAGTCCGTGGATGAAAACCAGCGAAATAGCAACTCCCCATTTTAATGCAAGCGATGAACATTCATCTGTAAAAATCGATTGGTCAAACAGCAACCAAACCAATGTTTTTCAATGGGTTTTGTATGCGCAATACGGCAACGAATGGCAAATAGAGATTCTTCCAAAAAATCAATTAAACAAAATCATCAATCGATCTAAAAACGGGAAAAACTGCCAAATGATAGTTTTAAAAGCCGTTGACCGTTTGGGCAATGAAAGTGATTATACTGCAAAAAAAATATAGCTGTTCATGGATACATTCATCATTTTTCTGAGAGCTGTAAATGTTTCAGGCAAAAACATCATTAAAATGGCCGATTTGAAAGTTGCTTTAACTGAAATTGGTTTCAAAAATGTGATTACTTATATTCAAAGCGGAAATGTAGTCTTAAAAAGCAATGCGGAAAAAGCAGTTGTGGAACACCAAATAAAGCAGCTTATTCAAGAACGTTTTCATTTGGATATTGCTGTATTTTGTTTGGATGTGCAGGAAGTGGAAACCGCTTTGCAATACAATCCATTTCCGGCTGATGCGCCCAACAACAAAGTGTTTATTACATTTATGAAGAATGTTCCTTCGGAAGATGCGATGCATGCCTTAACAACCGCCTTTCAACTGGGAAACGACGCTTTTAAAATACTGCATAAGTTGCTTTATTTTTATGTGGTTGATGGAATGGGTGCTTCGAAAATGAACACCAACTTTTTTGAAAAAAAACTGCAAACAATTGCCACAGGCAGAAACCTCAACACCATTCGAAAGGTAATTGCATATGCACAATCCATCTAGATAGTGTTGCATTTATGCACACTTTCCACAATTAAATATTTGCACAAACACAGCAAAACCGTTTGAAACCTTTGTTATTAAAGCAATAGCGGTTTTTGGCATTTTTATTGTATATTTAGGAATAAATCATTTTAAAATTCCAATTATATGAAAAAGATTATTTTTACTATTAGTTTATTGGGCGGTGTATTGATTTCTTGTAATAAAGAAAAAACTACCGAAACAACAGTTACTACCGACACGCTTCAACAACAAACAAATGCTTCTGATACCATGAACCATGATGGACACAATGCCAACAATTCATTGGATTGGGCAGGAACTTACGAAGCGACATTACCTTGTGCAGATTGTCCAGGAATTAAAACAACTATAACACTGAAAACCGATGGGACCTATGAATATACCGCAACATATTTAGACAAAGATTTTGTGAATAAAAGTGCGGGTGAAATCATG containing:
- a CDS encoding DUF1801 domain-containing protein; translated protein: MNNPNTIQDYLEQVAPERQEAFHQLYETIKNNLPEGFEERFIYNNIGFVVPKSIFPAGYHCSPELPLPFISIASQKSHIALYHMGIYMQPAVYDWFVNEFPNHSKRKLDMGKSCIRFKKTDAIPFDLIAELMQKISVNDYIALYQSTLKK
- a CDS encoding copper resistance protein NlpE produces the protein MKKIIFTISLLGGVLISCNKEKTTETTVTTDTLQQQTNASDTMNHDGHNANNSLDWAGTYEATLPCADCPGIKTTITLKTDGTYEYTATYLDKDFVNKSAGEIMWHNNGSVVHLKDKDNKENDMQLKVIENGLIGLDTEGNEIEGALKEHYNYKKVM
- a CDS encoding VOC family protein; the protein is MARIHAYLNFNGNCEQAFSFYEKVFKTPNIGINRFGDMPENPEFPINDEDKQKIMHTAIMLNENTMIMGSDCLESFGHQLKHGNSTYVMLDTDTAQEAKDLYASLSENAMNIEMELSEQFWAELYASFQDQFGIWWMIHFEGNKKME
- a CDS encoding aldehyde dehydrogenase family protein, producing the protein METIKSLRTHFYTGKTRSFAHRKHCLQQFQSMLDHHKDEMIAAVQADFNKPAFETLATEIAMLQKELNYFKKHLKKWVTPQRVSSTILNFPSKETVAYQPYGVILIIAPWNYPLLLALQPLLAALAAGNCAVLKPSELTVHTSALLAGLIPKYFTKDLVQVIEGGVEETTALLEQKFDKIFFTGSTAVGKIVHQAAAKNLTPVVLELGGKSPCVITPSTNISLAAKRIAYAKFVNAGQTCIAPDFIFIHPSVEKEFIAEMQKVLIDFYGKDPEKSPYFARIINEKHHNRIKKYLSEGSILMGGATNDATRYIAPTLLKVEKTIDEVMQTEIFGPVLPLLIYNHINEIIAYNQENEKPLAFYVFGDDTAEIETLLNHCQYGGACVNDCLSHIINNKLPFGGIGASGFGNYHGKYSFEAFSQTKAVVYRKTWFDSKIKYPPYTEDAFQLLKKMMRFL
- a CDS encoding DUF1697 domain-containing protein; this translates as MDTFIIFLRAVNVSGKNIIKMADLKVALTEIGFKNVITYIQSGNVVLKSNAEKAVVEHQIKQLIQERFHLDIAVFCLDVQEVETALQYNPFPADAPNNKVFITFMKNVPSEDAMHALTTAFQLGNDAFKILHKLLYFYVVDGMGASKMNTNFFEKKLQTIATGRNLNTIRKVIAYAQSI
- a CDS encoding SRPBCC family protein translates to MKFLKYTLLTLLGLVALALIAAAILPKTFHAEGSAVINKPNAEVFNYVKHIKNQENFGVWFELDPNIIATSEGTDGTEGFKYSWKSEEVGNGSQVITKINENSRVDIDLFLMDSTEPAKSYFTTEAVSDTQTKVRWVVDGEMPYPFNLMSLFYDMNKDFEKGTANLKTVLEKQ
- a CDS encoding glycoside hydrolase family 10 protein; this encodes MKLKVNKYLVFIALASLSLISCAVQQQQKPKVTVVKKSEVEAETPTPQPIEQPSKTATPKIELPEVKREFRAAWVATVANINWPSRKNLSTEDQKREAIQLLDLLEDANFNAVIFQVRPAADALYKSNYEPWSCYLTGETGKAPAPYYDPLEFWIEEAHKRGLELHVWLNPYRAHHLSGGSVSSESMVKKSPSNIVKLKNGMYWFDPASIKTQDHVSNVVKDIVSRYDIDAVHFDDYFYPYASYNGGADFPDTASWNTYKNADGSLSKADWRRDHVNKFIERIHKEIKQEKPYVKFGISPFGIWKSGYPMGVVGSSQFDELYADAKLWLNKGWIDYFSPQLYWPINSQRQKFQDLLEWWQEENTMNRHLWPGLNTVEVKAANRASEIVNQIKITNKVLNKNSVGAIHYSVAGLTNNNEMIPALKSDPYKEKALVPLSPWMKTSEIATPHFNASDEHSSVKIDWSNSNQTNVFQWVLYAQYGNEWQIEILPKNQLNKIINRSKNGKNCQMIVLKAVDRLGNESDYTAKKI
- a CDS encoding Crp/Fnr family transcriptional regulator, with the translated sequence MLLHVIQKCYQNEHLTAADYETILKKHHLVDFEKGSFLLEQAQTLNCYYILLEGAVHSFVHDSNGNPITINLYTEGEVVIDVNALFQKKKTLENWQCATNCTMLCIMFDDFQELFHAIYGFREWGRAWMANALFELKERSMEMLTLSAKQRYDKLLQQKPQLFQLIPLKHIASYLGITDTSLSRIRKEYKT